One Helianthus annuus cultivar XRQ/B chromosome 12, HanXRQr2.0-SUNRISE, whole genome shotgun sequence genomic region harbors:
- the LOC110895873 gene encoding protein NARROW LEAF 1, with the protein MDSRFHHSGSTPSEESALDLERICCNHATLTSPSRPVQSFITTSAGQLSESNAAYFSWPTSSRLIDDAEDRANYFGNLLKGVLPETLNRQPTGQRATTLLELMTIRAFHSKILRRCSLGTAIGFRIRRGVLTDIPAILVFVARKVHRQWLTHIQCLPSALEGPGGVWCDVDVVEFSYYGAPAATPKEQLYSELVDDLRGSGRCIGSGSQVANQETYGTLGAIVKSRTGNHQVGFLTNRHVAVNLDYPSQKMFHPLPPSLGPGVYLGAVERATSFITDERWYGIFAGTNPETFVRADGAFIAFDEDLNISNVTTSVKGIGEIGDVKVIDLQSPINSLIGKQVAKVGRSSGLTTGTIMAYALEYNDEKGICFFTDFLVVGENQETFDLEGDSGSLILLTADEKPRPIGIIWGGTANRGRLKLKVGQPPENWTSGVDLGRLLDLLELDLITTNQSLQVALQDQRNASAAGIDSTVGESSPPKEKTEEDHEPLGIINLEEVPKGEFMHEEHQFIESFSVRSPVFQIGKSEASNADNLSPLKLEDQEISVSLQLGEPQPKRQKLSGSSSPGENIE; encoded by the exons ATGGATTCAAGGTTTCATCATTCTGGCTCTACACCATCAGAGGAATCAGCATTGGATTTGGAAAGAATATGCTGCAATCATGCTACTCTGACATCACCAAGTCGACCTGTGCAATCCTTTATCACAACATCGGCCGGTCAACTGTCCGAGAGTAATGCTGCGTATTTCTCATGGCCTACTTCTAGCCGGTTAATCGATGATGCTGAGGACAGAGCTAATTATTTTGGGAATCTTTTAAAAGGAGTTTTGCCTGAAACTCTTAATCGACAGCCAACTGGACAACGAGCTACTACATTACTTGAACTCATGACAATCAGGGCTTTTCATAGCAAAATCTTGCGCAGGTGCAGTCTCGGGACTGCAATTGGGTTCCGAATTAGACGCGGGGTACTAACCGATATACCTGCCATTCTTGTGTTTGTGGCACGCAAGGTTCATAGACAGTGGCTCACTCACATTCAGTGTCTGCCATCTGCTCTTGAG GGACCTGGAGGTGTGTGGTGTGATGTTGATGTGGTAGAGTTCTCTTATTATGGTGCACCTGCAGCAACTCCAAAGGAACAGTTGTATTCAGAGCTTGTTGATGACTTGCGTGGGAGTGGTCGTTGCATTGGTTCAGGCTCCCAG GTTGCAAACCAAGAAACATATGGAACCTTGGGTGCCATTGTTAAGAGCCGAACAGGAAACCACCAGGTGGGTTTCCTCACAAATAGGCATGTGGCAGTCAACTTGGATTATCCAAGTCAAAAAATGTTCCATCCTCTGCCACCTAGCCTCGGACCCGGGGTGTATCTAGGGGCTGTGGAGAGGGCCACATCATTCATCACCGATGAACGCTGGTATGGGATATTTGCTGGGACAAACCCAG AAACCTTTGTCAGAGCCGATGGGGCGTTCATTGCATTTGATGAAGACTTAAATATATCAAATGTGACCACATCTGTAAAAGGCATTGGGGAAATTGGTGATGTTAAAGTTATAGATTTGCAGTCTCCAATCAACAGTTTAATCGGAAAACAAGTGGCTAAAGTTGGTAGAAGTTCCGGGCTAACTACCGGGACAATAATGGCGTACGCCTTAGAATACAACGACGAAAAAGGAATATGTTTCTTTACAGATTTCTTGGTTGTTGGTGAAAACCAAGAAACATTTGATCTTGAAGGGGATAGTGGAAGTCTAATTCTTTTAACAGCGGATGAGAAACCGCGGCCCATTGGAATCATTTGGGGCGGTACCGCCAATCGTGGACGCTTAAAACTTAAAGTGGGCCAGCCACCAGAGAATTGGACTAGTGGAGTTGATCTTGGACGGCTTCTTGATCTTTTGGAACTTGATCTCATCACAACTAACCAAAGTTTACAAG TTGCACTGCAAGATCAAAGAAATGCGTCTGCAGCAGGGATTGATTCTACTGTCGGAGAATCATCACCTCCAAAAGAAAAAACCGAAGAAGATCACGAGCCACTTGGAATAATAAATCTTGAGGAAGTCCCCAAAGGAGAGTTCATGCATGAAGAACATCAGTTTATAGAAAGCTTCTCGGTTAGATCTCCCGTTTTTCAAATTGGGAAATCTGAAGCATCGAATGCAGACAATCTTTCACCATTAAAACTCGAGGACCAAGAAATTTCTGTCAGTCTGCAATTGGGTGAACCACAACCCAAGAGACAAAAGCTATCCGGTTCTTCATCACCCGGCGAAAACATCGAATGA